The Mycobacterium seoulense genome has a window encoding:
- a CDS encoding SDR family NAD(P)-dependent oxidoreductase translates to MDLGLANAATVVVGGSRGMGLAAARCLADEGARVAVVGRSRDALDSAVADVTGRGSPDAVGLVADVADPGQVEEAFADLAGRWGGELNVLVNTVGPGAAGTFEDLTDEQWRQAVEDGVMGMVRCVRAALPLLRKAQWARIVNFSAHSTQRQSVMLPAYTAAKSMLTSVSKNLSLLLAKDEILVNVVSPGSIASESLVGWAKSVGVDGGDPYALMEAIAKHFGHPAHMPRAGLPEEIGPVVAFLASRRNSYMTGANINVDGGSDFI, encoded by the coding sequence ATGGATTTAGGCCTGGCGAATGCCGCGACGGTGGTGGTCGGTGGTAGCCGAGGCATGGGTTTGGCCGCGGCCCGTTGCCTCGCCGACGAGGGTGCCCGGGTTGCGGTGGTCGGCCGCAGTCGCGACGCGCTCGACTCCGCGGTCGCGGATGTGACGGGGCGCGGTAGCCCGGATGCTGTCGGGCTCGTCGCGGACGTCGCCGACCCCGGACAGGTTGAGGAGGCATTCGCCGACCTCGCCGGGCGATGGGGCGGCGAACTCAACGTCCTCGTCAATACGGTCGGGCCGGGCGCGGCCGGCACGTTCGAGGATTTGACCGATGAGCAGTGGCGCCAAGCCGTCGAAGACGGGGTGATGGGCATGGTGCGCTGCGTACGCGCCGCGCTTCCCTTGCTGCGCAAGGCGCAATGGGCGCGGATCGTCAACTTCTCTGCGCACTCGACCCAGCGGCAGAGCGTCATGCTGCCCGCCTACACGGCGGCCAAGTCGATGTTGACGAGCGTCTCCAAGAACCTGTCCCTGTTGCTGGCGAAGGACGAGATCTTGGTCAACGTGGTGTCGCCCGGCAGCATCGCGTCCGAGTCGCTGGTTGGTTGGGCGAAGTCGGTGGGTGTCGACGGCGGCGACCCCTACGCGCTGATGGAGGCCATTGCCAAGCACTTTGGCCATCCGGCGCACATGCCGCGGGCGGGACTGCCGGAGGAGATCGGGCCGGTGGTCGCGTTCCTGGCGTCGCGGCGCAACTCTTACATGACGGGGGCCAACATCAACGTCGACGGGGGTTCGGACTTCATCTGA
- a CDS encoding TetR/AcrR family transcriptional regulator has product MAKQATADKRQRRERGSINPDDIISGAFELAEQVSIDNLSMPLLGKHLGVGVTSIYWYFRKKDDLLNAMTDRALSKYVFATPYVQASDWRETLANHARLMRKTFMGNPILCDLILIRAALSPKAARLGAEEMEKAIANLVEAGLSPEDAFDTYSAVSVHVRGSVVLQRLYEKNQSSDEGARAIEDAVAIDPEKTPLLAQVSRIGHRIGAPDETNFEYGLGCILDHAGRLIEEGRGSKSGKPAPSRQRKATKAPGPRARTKAPAAR; this is encoded by the coding sequence ATGGCAAAGCAGGCTACCGCCGATAAGCGTCAACGACGCGAGCGCGGATCCATCAATCCCGATGACATCATCAGTGGCGCATTCGAACTCGCTGAGCAAGTATCGATCGACAATTTGAGCATGCCGCTGCTGGGCAAACACCTCGGCGTCGGCGTCACCAGCATCTACTGGTACTTCCGCAAGAAAGACGACCTGCTCAACGCGATGACGGACCGCGCATTGAGCAAGTACGTGTTCGCCACCCCCTACGTCCAGGCCAGCGACTGGCGCGAGACATTGGCCAACCATGCGCGCCTGATGCGTAAGACGTTCATGGGCAATCCAATTCTGTGCGACCTGATTCTGATTCGCGCCGCGCTCAGCCCGAAGGCGGCGCGGCTGGGCGCCGAGGAGATGGAGAAGGCCATCGCCAATCTGGTCGAGGCGGGCCTGTCGCCGGAGGATGCCTTCGACACGTACTCGGCTGTTTCGGTACACGTCCGCGGCTCGGTGGTGCTGCAGCGGCTGTACGAAAAGAACCAATCCTCCGACGAGGGCGCCCGCGCGATCGAGGACGCCGTCGCCATCGATCCCGAGAAGACGCCCTTGCTGGCTCAGGTGAGCCGGATCGGTCACCGGATCGGCGCCCCGGACGAAACCAACTTCGAGTACGGCCTCGGCTGCATCCTCGATCACGCCGGCCGCTTGATCGAGGAGGGCCGGGGATCGAAAAGCGGCAAGCCGGCGCCGTCACGGCAACGCAAGGCCACCAAGGCGCCTGGGCCGCGGGCGCGCACCAAGGCCCCGGCCGCGCGCTAG
- a CDS encoding enoyl-CoA hydratase/isomerase family protein, giving the protein MTDPNGPDDRVLFDVDRDRRIATITLNNPAQRNSYDAPMREAVARCLDRVADDDDLTVVLLRGAGGVFSTGADMNNAYGWYGSQGQADGDDAPAKRRPSQRRRLTVDRKSFGFYHNFMGFPKVTVGEIAGYALGGGFELALMTDISVIARDTKVGMPATRFLGPALGSLHMFFHRLGPVLARRLLLTGDIVEAGELEHLGIFTDTCDSAAVPGRARYWAEKAAKMPADGVVIAKEAFRLVEQSQAYQGEEVASYLFHAFGTNLQFGPGEFNFVKTRAQHGTKEAFRLRDEYFQVPEPE; this is encoded by the coding sequence GCGACGATCACGCTGAACAATCCGGCGCAACGCAACTCCTACGACGCCCCGATGCGCGAGGCCGTGGCTCGCTGCCTGGACCGCGTGGCCGATGACGACGACCTGACGGTGGTGCTGCTTCGCGGTGCCGGCGGCGTGTTTTCCACCGGGGCCGACATGAACAACGCCTATGGCTGGTACGGCAGTCAGGGCCAAGCGGACGGCGACGACGCGCCGGCCAAGCGCCGACCGAGTCAGCGCCGTCGACTCACGGTGGACCGCAAGTCGTTTGGCTTCTACCACAACTTCATGGGCTTCCCGAAGGTCACGGTCGGCGAGATCGCCGGCTATGCGCTCGGTGGGGGCTTCGAGCTGGCGCTGATGACCGATATCTCGGTGATCGCGCGGGACACCAAGGTCGGCATGCCGGCGACCCGCTTCCTGGGCCCGGCGCTCGGCAGCCTGCACATGTTCTTCCACCGGCTCGGGCCGGTGCTGGCCCGGCGCCTGCTACTGACCGGTGACATCGTCGAGGCCGGCGAGCTCGAACATCTCGGAATATTCACCGACACATGCGATTCCGCCGCTGTCCCGGGCCGGGCGCGGTATTGGGCCGAGAAGGCGGCGAAGATGCCCGCAGACGGGGTGGTCATCGCCAAGGAGGCGTTCCGCCTCGTCGAACAGAGTCAGGCATACCAGGGTGAGGAAGTCGCCAGCTACCTCTTCCACGCCTTCGGAACCAACCTGCAATTCGGGCCGGGCGAGTTCAACTTCGTCAAGACCCGCGCGCAGCATGGGACCAAGGAAGCGTTCCGGCTCCGCGACGAGTACTTCCAGGTGCCGGAACCCGAGTAA
- a CDS encoding dihydrodipicolinate synthase family protein, whose amino-acid sequence MATASEARAWARGALRGIGDSLYTPFCGPDGDDIDWEAYRTLVRYCVGDLGHPMLWCTSGLSEFWSLTIEERKRLLEVAIEEGRAANPDVVVQACTAAITAKDCLELTLHAQEAGADIVYIQTPMMEVHGGDGVLRFFKYIAARTDIALGMFNSPSSGYVLTAAESARIYDEVPAVCATKEGAFRPASSRMLHQLAPGLVLWECDKTVYRAGWLRDGIVCPAQLGTAGYLFETPQRRLFSHYWDLVQSDKLLEAMDFGRESGLDQFDLDVGSWWTCYPGRPDYFTHWGGAFKYAASLLGLPIGDYPHSRPPQAELPPEAKSQIEEAYRRLGLIGTSRAPNRP is encoded by the coding sequence GTGGCCACGGCAAGTGAGGCCCGCGCCTGGGCGCGCGGGGCGTTGCGCGGAATCGGCGACTCGCTCTACACCCCGTTTTGCGGGCCGGACGGCGACGACATCGACTGGGAGGCATACCGGACCTTGGTCCGCTACTGCGTCGGCGACCTCGGGCACCCGATGCTGTGGTGCACCAGTGGCCTCTCCGAATTCTGGTCGTTGACCATCGAAGAGCGAAAACGCTTGCTGGAGGTGGCGATTGAGGAAGGGCGCGCCGCCAATCCCGATGTTGTCGTGCAGGCCTGCACGGCGGCGATCACGGCGAAGGACTGCCTGGAATTGACGCTGCACGCCCAGGAGGCGGGCGCCGACATCGTCTACATCCAGACGCCGATGATGGAGGTGCACGGCGGCGACGGGGTGCTGCGATTTTTCAAATACATCGCCGCGCGCACCGACATCGCGCTGGGGATGTTCAACTCGCCGTCGTCGGGTTACGTGCTGACCGCTGCGGAAAGCGCACGGATCTACGACGAGGTGCCCGCGGTGTGCGCCACCAAGGAAGGCGCCTTCCGGCCGGCGAGCAGCCGGATGTTGCACCAGCTGGCGCCCGGTCTGGTGCTGTGGGAATGTGACAAGACCGTGTATCGCGCCGGTTGGCTGCGTGACGGGATCGTCTGCCCGGCGCAACTGGGTACCGCGGGCTACCTGTTCGAGACTCCACAGCGGCGCTTGTTTTCCCACTACTGGGATTTGGTGCAAAGCGACAAGCTGCTCGAGGCGATGGACTTCGGCCGTGAGTCGGGCCTGGACCAGTTCGACCTCGACGTCGGATCCTGGTGGACGTGCTACCCGGGACGGCCGGATTACTTCACCCACTGGGGTGGCGCGTTCAAGTACGCCGCCTCGCTTCTGGGGTTACCGATCGGCGATTATCCGCATTCCCGGCCTCCGCAGGCGGAGTTGCCGCCGGAGGCCAAGTCGCAGATCGAGGAGGCCTATCGCCGGCTGGGGCTCATCGGCACCTCGCGAGCGCCAAACCGACCGTGA